In Xyrauchen texanus isolate HMW12.3.18 chromosome 14, RBS_HiC_50CHRs, whole genome shotgun sequence, the following are encoded in one genomic region:
- the lats2 gene encoding serine/threonine-protein kinase LATS2, producing the protein MRPKTFPAAPYVGNTRQRLQEIKEGLKQPAKLVSQALHGGSVRGDGGRGGDSKGKDQAGRQQQLRQPQKFNNYQNALREIRKSLMPFANESGPGSSSVHPGEVNRQMLQELVNAGCDQEMAVRALKQTGSRNIEAALEYISKMGYLDPHNEQIVRVIKQTSPGKGGMQNLMDHRSAMEGTGEGAMAPYHQMGAPLYEGASYGAEGERARAFMGGPPVMNYMSTTNSSQGPTMGNPMGRPASMGAYSTGLAAQNNSGNPMYTTSPGQQKGYPGGMDQAMMGYSVPGPPMQLQSQPTGGPGPHYDYRPHMMEPSSYGIKRSASFQNKMPSLSPDNYVTMPSKGAMGQNGGGYTPNLYLAPHSHPRQASPTSHQVHMMPRPPGVATAAIGGEFSDVPQGLLTPSRASLNLDLYEHHWPGAQVSEGAPPARQPQGPFRGEVRVPSRTNSFNNHQKVTVRQALPPTASVAGKQEAPLGPPNTITAVTSPPIQPPVKSIRVMRPEPKTAVGPCHPGWLSAQAQEAAESHGYMPDETFTLEPNQEHRCPPPPYPKTLLLPGSGPEPASLESGAMGGLPDVIATSITAQSASAGKQEEPVSKDKVKAGKGVKTVKDKKQIQTSPVPVRKNARDEEKRESRIKSYSPFAFKFYMEQHVENVMKTYQQKLNRRMQLEQEMSKAGLSEVEQEQMRKMLYQKESNYNRLRRAKMDKSMFVKIKTLGIGAFGEVCLTRKVDTGALYAMKTLRKKDVLNRNQVAHVKAERDILAEADNEWVVRLYYSFQDRDSLYFVMDYIPGGDMMSLLIRMGVFPEPLARFYVAELTLAIESVHKMGFIHRDIKPDNILIDLDGHIKLTDFGLCTGFRWTHNSKYYQKGNHIRQDSMEPSDFWDDVSNCRCGDRLMTLEQRATRQHQRCLAHSLVGTPNYIAPEVLLRKGYTQLCDWWSVGVILFEMLVGQPPFLAPTPTETQLKVINWENTLQVPPQVKLSPEAVDIIGQLCCSAEERLGGNGAGEIKAHPFFSEMDFSSNLRTQPAPYRPKIAHPMDTSNFDPVEEEGGPGAWSDRGDSTRTWETLCSPHGKHPEHAFYEFTFRRFFDDNGCPFRYPKPLELTQDMFCSGGASSLKSDLEEEEIREEEEQGEGCEPVYV; encoded by the exons ATGAGGCCCAAGACCTTCCCTGCCGCCCCATATGTGGGCAACACCCGCCAGCGTCTGCAGGAGATCAAGGAGGGACTGAAACAGCCAGCAAAGCTGGTGAGCCAGGCGCTTCATGGAGGGAGTGTAAGAGGGGACGGGGGCAGAGGGGGTGATTCTAAGGGCAAAGACCAAGCTGGAAGGCAACAGCAGCTTCGGCAGCCCCAGAAGTTCAACAACTACCAAAACGCCCTACGAGAGATCCGCAAGTCTCTGATGCCCTTTGCCAATGAGTCGGGTCCAGGATCCAGTTCAGTGCACCCTGGTGAAGTCAACAGACAGATGCTACAGGAGCTTGTCAATGCTGGTTGTGATCAG GAAATGGCAGTGCGTGCCCTAAAACAGACTGGCAGCCGTAACATTGAGGCAGCATTGGAGTACATAAGTAAAATGGGTTATCTGGACCCACACAATGAACAGATTGTACGTGTCATCAAACAGACTTCACCAG GAAAAGGTGGCATGCAAAATTTGATGGACCACAGATCGGCAATGGAGGGTACAGGGGAAGGTGCCATGGCCCCATATCACCAAATGGGGGCACCACTATATGAAGGAGCTAGTTATGGGGCTGAGGGTGAGAGGGCTCGAGCATTCATGGGTGGACCACCTGTTATGAACTACATGTCGACTACCAACTCTTCACAGGGCCCTACCATGGGAAACCCAATGGGTCGTCCTGCCAGTATGGGTGCCTACTCCACAGGCCTGGCTGCCCAAAATAACTCTGGGAACCCTATGTACACTACTAGTCCAGGCCAGCAAAAAGGCTACCCAGGTGGGATGGACCAGGCTATGATGGGCTACAGTGTGCCTGGACCACCCATGCAACTTCAGTCACAGCCTACGGGAGGACCTGGCCCTCATTATGACTATAGACCTCATATGATGGAGCCTTCCAGCTATGGAATCAAACGGAGTGCTTCCTTCCAGAATAAGATGCCTTCACTCTCACCAGACAACTATGTTACTATGCCAAGCAAAGGAGCAATGGGCCAAAATGGTGGTGGCTACACTCCCAACTTATATCTGGCACCACATTCGCACCCACGCCAGGCCAGCCCCACCTCACACCAGGTTCACATGATGCCACGTCCCCCTGGTGTGGCCACAGCAGCAATAGGTGGTGAATTCTCAGATGTTCCTcaaggccttctcactccttctagGGCTAGTCTGAACCTTGATCTGTATGAGCATCACTGGCCAGGTGCCCAAGTTTCTGAGGGGGCTCCTCCAGCTAGACAGCCACAGGGGCCCTTTAGAGGGGAGGTACGTGTCCCAAGTAGAACCAATTCTTTCAACAACCACCAAAAGGTCACTGTGAGGCAGGCGTTGCCTCCAACAGCAAGTGTTGCTGGCAAGCAGGAGGCACCTTTGGGCCCACCTAACACAATCACTGCAGTGACATCTCCACCAATCCAGCCACCTGTTAAGAGTATACGGGTCATGAGGCCTGAGCCAAAGACAGCAGTGGGGCCATGCCACCCTGGCTGGCTAAGTGCACAAGCCCAAGAAGCAGCGGAGTCTCATGGTTATATGCCAGATGAGACTTTTACCCTGGAACCTAACCAAGAACACCGCTGCCCTCCTCCACCTTACCCCAAAACACTGTTACTTCCTGGATCTGGACCTGAGCCTGCATCACTTGAGTCAGGAGCCATGGGTGGACTTCCAGATGTCATTGCTACAAGTATAACTGCACAGAGTGCCTCAGCAGGAAAGCAGGAGGAACCTGTCTCCAAAGACAAAGTGAAGGCAGGCAAAGGAGTGAAGACTGTGAAAGATAAGAAGCAGATCCAGACCTCACCAGTGCCTGTGCGAAAGAATGCCCGAGATGAAGAGAAGAGGGAGTCACGAATCAAGAGTTACTCTCCCTTCGCCTTCAAGTTCTACATGGAGCAGCATGTGGAGAATGTGATGAAGACCTACCAGCAGAAACTCAACCGCAGGATGCAGCTGGAGCAAGAGATGTCCAAG GCTGGCTTATCAGAGGTAGAGCAGGAACAGATGAGGAAGATGCTGTACCAGAAGGAATCCAATTATAATCGACTACGACGTGCTAAGATGGACAAATCTATGTTCGTCAAAATCAAGACGCTTGGCATTGGGGCCTTTGGTGAGGTGTGTCTTACACGCAAAGTGGACACAGGAGCTCTCTATGCCATGAAGACTCTACGAAAGAAAGATGTTTTGAACCGGAACCAAGTAGCCCATGTGAAAGCAGAACGGGACATCTTGGCAGAAGCCGACAATGAGTGGGTAGTCAGGTTGTACTACTCATTCCAGGACCGAGACAGCCTGTACTTTGTCATGGATTACATTCCTGGAGGAGATATGATGAGCCTGCTGATCCGGATGGGTGTTTTCCCAGAGCCATTAGCCAGGTTCTACGTGGCAGAACTGACGCTAGCTATTGAGAGTGTGCACAAAATGGGCTTCATTCACAGAGATATCAAGCCAGACAACATTCTCATTGACCTGGATGGACACATCAAACTGACTGACTTTGGTCTGTGTACTGGGTTTCGTTGGACTCACAACTCAAAGTATTACCAAAAAG GTAACCATATCCGGCAGGATAGTATGGAACCAAGTGATTTTTGGGATGATGTGTCTAACTGTCGTTGTGGTGACCGCCTGATGACTTTGGAACAGCGGGCGACTCGACAGCACCAGCGTTGCCTGGCACACTCTCTGGTGGGCACTCCTAACTATATCGCCCCTGAGGTGCTTCTGCGCAAAG GCTATACACAGCTGTGTGACTGGTGGAGTGTGGGAGTAATCTTGTTTGAGATGTTGGTTGGCCAGCCCCCCTTTCTTGCTCCAACCCCAACAGAGACGCAGCTTAAG GTGATAAACTGGGAGAACACTCTGCAGGTGCCTCCACAAGTGAAGCTGAGCCCTGAAGCAGTTGACATCATTGGTCAACTCTGCTGCTCAGCTGAAGAACGTTTAGGGGGCAACGGGGCTGGAGAAATAAAAGCTCACCCATTCTTTTCCGAGATGGATTTTTCCAGCAATCTTCGCACACAGCCTGCCCCCTACCGACCCAAGATTGCCCACCCCATGGATACATCCAACTTCGATCCCGTGGAGGAGGAGGGGGGTCCAGGAGCCTGGAGCGATAGAGGGGACAGTACCCGCACTTGGGAGACTCTTTGTTCTCCTCATGGCAAACACCCTGAGCACGCCTTCTATGAGTTCACTTTCCGCAGGTTTTTTGATGATAATGGTTGTCCATTCCGTTATCCTAAGCCCCTCGAGTTGactcaagacatgttttgcaGTGGTGGGGCTAGTAGCTTGAAGTCTGATTTGGAGGAGGAAGAGATTCGTGAAGAGGAAGAACAAGGGGAAGGGTGTGAGCCAGTTTATGTGTGA